One stretch of Callospermophilus lateralis isolate mCalLat2 chromosome 11, mCalLat2.hap1, whole genome shotgun sequence DNA includes these proteins:
- the LOC143410202 gene encoding vacuolar protein sorting-associated protein 37A-like has translation MSWLFPLTKSASSSTTGSPGGLTSLQQQKQRLIESLQNSHSRLLPPQEKSVISVYPPIRHHLMDKQGVYVTSPLVSNFTMHSDLGKIIQSLLDEFWKNPPVLAPALTAFPYLYSNPGGMPPYASQGFPFLPPYPPQEANRNITSLSVADAVSSSTTSYTTAKPAAPSFGVLSSLPLPVPTTDTSAPISQNGFGYKMPDVPYTFPELSELSLSQLTDMNEQEEVLLEQFLTLPQLKQIIADKDDLVKSIEELARKNLLLEPSLEAKRQIVLDKYKLLTQMKSTFEKKMQRQHELSESCSASTLQARLKVAAHEAEEESDNIAEDFLEGKTEIDDFLSSFMEKRTICHC, from the exons ATGAGCTGGCTCTTTCCCCTAACCAAGAGCGCCTCCTCCTCCACGACTGGTTCTCCTGGTGGCCTCACCAGCCTCCAACAGCAGAAGCAGCGCTTGATCGAGTCCCTCCAGAACTCACACTCCAG ATTACTTCCTCCACAGGAAAAATCAGTGATCAGTGTTTATCCACCAATAAGACATCACTTAATGGATAAACAAGGAGTGTATGTTACTTCTCCATTAGTAAGCAATTTTACAATGCATTCAGATCTTGGGAAAATTATTCAAAGTCTGTTGGATGAGTTCTGGAAGAATCCCCCAGTTTTAGCTCCTGCTTTGACAGCATTTCCATACCTGTACAGTAACCCAGGAGGTATGCCTCCTTATGCTTCTCAGGGCTTTCCATTTCTTCCTCCATATCCTCCACAAGAAGCTAACAGGAATATCACTTCTTTGTCTGTTGCTGACGCTGTTTCTTCTTCAACAACAAGTTATACCACAGCCAAGCCTGCTGCTCCTTCATTTGGTGTCCTTTCAAGTCTGCCATTACCTGTTCCCACAACGGACACTTCAGCTCCGATAAGTCAGAATGGTTTTGGTTATAAGATGCCAGATGTTCCTTATACATTTCCAGAACTCTCAGAATTAAGTTTATCACAACTCACAGATATGAATGAACAAGAGGAAGTATTACTAGAACAGTTCCTGACTTTGCCTCAATTGAAACAAATTATTGCAGACAAGGATGACTTAGTAAAAAGTATCGAGGAATTAGCAAGAAAAAATCTTCTTTTGGAACCTAGCTTGGAAGCCAAAAGGCAGATTGTTTTAGATAAGTATAAATTACTTACACAAATGAAATCTACTTTTGAAAAGAAGATGCAAAGGCAGCATGAACTTAGTGAGAGCTGTAGTGCAAGTACCCTGCAGGCAAGATTGAAAGTAGCTGCACATGAAGCTGAAGAAGAATCTGATAATATCGCTGAAGATTTCTTGGAGGGAAAAACTGAAATAGACGATTTTCTCAGTAGCTTCATGGAAAAGAGAACAATTTGCCACTGTTAG